One genomic window of Myxococcus xanthus includes the following:
- a CDS encoding phosphatase domain-containing protein, whose translation MKYAFVFAMAAVLIAFLALRLGGVAWLLLWPGVSFILVALAYAGLGEHAFGKRVDGRMQPWAIILLLPYLLLTWGAWHLVRWLSRERAFDEVVPGVFIGRRLLAGELPDGIVTVLDLTSEFVEPEGIRRAGRYVSLPILDASILPVARVTPVLRELAVGPDALYIHCAQGHGRTGMIAAALLIARGDALDASTALSMVQRARPAVRLSATQSRALAELATALLAARQGAGAALP comes from the coding sequence ATGAAGTACGCCTTCGTTTTCGCCATGGCTGCCGTGTTGATTGCCTTCCTGGCCCTGCGACTGGGCGGCGTCGCGTGGCTTCTGTTGTGGCCTGGGGTGAGCTTCATCCTGGTGGCACTCGCCTACGCTGGACTGGGCGAACACGCTTTCGGCAAGCGCGTGGACGGGCGGATGCAGCCCTGGGCAATCATCTTGCTCCTGCCTTATCTCTTGCTGACATGGGGCGCCTGGCATCTGGTTCGATGGCTGTCGCGAGAGCGTGCGTTCGACGAAGTGGTGCCAGGCGTTTTCATTGGAAGACGCTTGTTGGCGGGAGAGCTTCCCGACGGCATCGTGACCGTGCTCGATCTGACGTCTGAGTTCGTCGAACCGGAAGGAATTCGTCGCGCGGGCCGGTATGTCTCCCTGCCCATCCTTGATGCTTCGATTCTGCCCGTAGCGAGAGTGACCCCTGTCCTGCGTGAGCTGGCTGTCGGACCTGATGCGCTCTACATCCACTGTGCGCAAGGGCATGGACGCACCGGGATGATTGCGGCCGCGCTCCTCATTGCCCGAGGTGATGCGTTGGATGCGTCGACCGCGCTCTCGATGGTGCAGCGCGCGCGGCCCGCGGTGCGACTCTCTGCGACGCAATCGCGGGCCCTTGCGGAGCTGGCCACGGCGCTTCTCGCGGCGCGGCAGGGCGCTGGCGCTGCTCTCCCCTGA
- a CDS encoding dienelactone hydrolase family protein: MRPSTPDSTADDPLDDFTRRPLTLNDAMRTVYVAGHGPAVIVMAEMPGISPHVARFARWVRDAGFTVYMPSLFGRDGAYPRAEEGRAIMQRACVSAEFRAFAANESSPVTQWLRALARLAHEECGGPGVGAIGMCFTGNFALSMMLEPAMLAPVMCQPSLPLSDTGAIQLAPDELAAVKERLERDDLTVLAYRFEGDRFCTAQRFQAYTAALGKRFVPRVLPTSAANPTPPPFFAEVVGCAHSVVTAHLIDAEGEPTRAARDEILAFFAQRLGRAGAQSAT; this comes from the coding sequence ATGCGCCCATCCACACCTGACTCCACGGCCGACGACCCTCTCGATGACTTCACCCGGCGGCCCCTCACCCTCAACGACGCCATGCGAACGGTCTACGTCGCCGGCCACGGCCCCGCCGTCATCGTCATGGCCGAGATGCCAGGCATCAGCCCGCACGTCGCCCGCTTCGCGCGTTGGGTCCGCGACGCGGGCTTCACTGTCTACATGCCTTCCCTCTTCGGCAGGGACGGTGCCTACCCTCGCGCGGAGGAGGGGCGTGCCATCATGCAACGCGCCTGCGTGAGCGCGGAGTTCCGAGCGTTCGCGGCGAATGAGTCGAGCCCCGTGACGCAGTGGCTGCGTGCCCTGGCACGCCTCGCACATGAGGAGTGTGGCGGTCCGGGGGTCGGCGCGATTGGGATGTGCTTCACGGGGAACTTCGCGCTCTCCATGATGCTCGAACCCGCGATGCTCGCTCCCGTCATGTGTCAGCCGTCGCTGCCCCTGAGCGACACCGGCGCGATTCAACTGGCGCCTGACGAGCTTGCCGCCGTGAAGGAGCGCCTCGAACGTGACGACCTGACGGTGCTCGCCTATCGGTTCGAGGGAGACCGATTCTGCACGGCGCAGCGATTCCAGGCATATACGGCCGCGCTCGGAAAGCGCTTCGTTCCCCGAGTGCTGCCTACGTCCGCCGCGAACCCGACGCCGCCCCCCTTCTTCGCGGAAGTCGTCGGGTGCGCCCACAGCGTCGTGACGGCCCATCTCATCGACGCGGAGGGAGAGCCCACTCGCGCGGCGCGAGACGAAATCCTCGCCTTCTTCGCTCAGCGGCTGGGACGCGCGGGAGCACAAAGCGCGACGTGA
- a CDS encoding GlxA family transcriptional regulator: MITHVVFDGVAEGSLGVGLDVVDTAARLVEAGLASVPRGAQVLRQRVVSLDGQPVRSGTGRTVSVDGALSLRSVKAGDVLLVPGLSAASERAIEQLLSRADAARGITLLARVAAKGAMVAASCSATFVLAASGLLAGRSATTTWWLVPSFVRRFPEVALQPDRMVVESDGVLTAGSAFAHADLVLAIVARVASPSLAHLVARYLVLDERVSQARYMVMEHLRVSDPALRAVEQFVAANLGRQLTLDELARAGATSSRTLARRVQAGLGMTPLEFVQRVRVAHASHLLETTHASVEDVAARVGYADTAAFRRVFRRYVGETPRGRRGNSRSRRSPLNARDSPAP, translated from the coding sequence GTGATTACGCATGTGGTGTTCGATGGCGTGGCAGAGGGCTCGCTGGGCGTGGGGCTCGATGTGGTCGACACGGCCGCGCGACTCGTCGAGGCAGGGCTCGCCTCGGTTCCCCGGGGTGCCCAGGTCTTGCGTCAGCGGGTGGTGTCGCTCGATGGTCAGCCGGTGCGCTCGGGCACGGGACGCACCGTCTCCGTGGACGGCGCGCTGAGCCTCCGAAGTGTGAAGGCTGGAGACGTGTTGCTGGTCCCTGGGCTCTCCGCGGCCAGCGAGCGCGCCATCGAACAGTTGCTCTCTCGGGCCGATGCGGCGCGTGGCATCACGTTGCTCGCGCGTGTGGCGGCGAAGGGCGCCATGGTCGCGGCCTCGTGCTCCGCGACCTTCGTCCTCGCGGCGTCCGGCCTCCTCGCGGGGCGGAGCGCGACGACGACCTGGTGGCTCGTCCCTTCGTTCGTGCGTCGCTTCCCCGAGGTCGCCCTCCAGCCGGACCGGATGGTTGTCGAGAGCGACGGCGTCCTCACCGCGGGCTCGGCCTTCGCGCATGCGGACCTGGTGCTGGCCATCGTCGCGCGGGTCGCGAGCCCATCACTCGCGCACCTGGTGGCCCGCTACCTCGTGCTCGACGAGCGTGTCTCACAGGCCAGGTACATGGTGATGGAGCACCTCCGCGTCTCGGACCCAGCGCTTCGTGCCGTGGAGCAATTCGTCGCCGCGAATCTGGGCCGGCAACTGACGCTCGATGAACTCGCCCGGGCCGGTGCCACCTCCTCGCGCACGCTCGCGCGGCGGGTGCAGGCGGGGCTGGGCATGACGCCGCTCGAGTTCGTGCAGCGGGTGCGCGTGGCTCACGCCTCCCACCTGCTCGAGACGACCCATGCGTCGGTCGAAGATGTCGCTGCCCGGGTGGGGTATGCCGACACCGCTGCGTTCCGCCGCGTGTTCCGGCGGTACGTCGGAGAGACGCCACGAGGAAGGCGCGGCAACTCGCGCTCCCGGCGCTCACCGCTGAACGCGCGCGATTCACCGGCGCCATGA